One Oncorhynchus tshawytscha isolate Ot180627B unplaced genomic scaffold, Otsh_v2.0 Un_contig_9895_pilon_pilon, whole genome shotgun sequence genomic region harbors:
- the LOC121842799 gene encoding cell wall protein DAN4-like, whose translation MKILHVVSCCLLSALCVVVSAVTKEVVGGQVTVGCSFTLAGNNNKYFCKGTCSGGDILVETNGSKNVSQGRYSIEDKGDGVFYVTIKNLRKSDSGTYWCGVERYGLDTYQEEHLTVTDAPPTSTTSPVTSRPHVSTTIPNLSTTSSNLSTTLPDLSTTSPNTSSTIPNLSTTSPNTSSTLPNHVSGRLSRAGLMVWTSAGLLVMVTVLGLVLLLFYRQRRGTRRTPPPPPPPPVSSNTQPDPTGEVDCVYEEIREADRQTDTLPVVISVVYSTVKSPTNSTTHPAGQASTTYPAGQASTTYPADQASTTYPADQASTTYPTDQASTTYPAGQASTTYPAGQASTTYPAGQASTTYPAGQASTTYPAGRASTTYPAGQASTT comes from the exons ATGAAGATACTCCATGttgtctcctgctgtctcctctcag ctctgtgtgttgtggtgtcaGCTGTCACTAAGGAAGTGGTAGGAGGACAAGTCACTGTGGGCTGCTCGTTCACTTTGGCAGGGAACAACAACAAATACTTCTGCAAGGGGACATGTTCTGGTGGAGACATTCTGGTTGAAACTAATGGTAGCAAGAATGTATCTCaaggtagatacagtatagaaGACAAGGGAGATGGAGTCTTCTATGTGACCATCAAGAACCTGAGGAAGTCAGACTCTGGGACCTACTGGTGTGGAGTGGAGAGATATGGCCTAGACACATACCAAGAGGAGCATCTCACAGTTACAGATG CTCCTCCCACTTCTACAACCTCACCTGTCACCTCCAGACCCCATGTCTCCACAACCATCCCAAACCTCTCTACAACATCCTCTAACCTCTCCACAACCCTCCCAGACCTCTCTACAACATCCCCAAACACCTCCTCAACCATCCCAAACCTCTCTACAACATCCCCAAACACCTCCTCAACCCTCCCAAACCACGTCAGTGGTCGCCTATCAAGAGCTG gtctgatGGTGTGGACCAGTGCTGGTCTGCTAGTCATGGTGACAGTGTTAGGACTGGTCCTGCTCCTGTtctacagacagaggagaggaaccaggagaacaccaccaccaccaccaccaccaccagtctccTCCAACACACAACCCGACCCTACTGGAGAG GTTGACTGTGTGTACGAGGAGatcagagaggcagacagacagacagacacacttccTGTGGTCATCTctgtagtctactctactgtcaaaTCACCTACCAACTCTACAACCCACCCTGCTGGCCAAGCCTCTACAACCTACCCTGCTGGCCAAGCCTCTACAACCTACCCTGCTGACCAAGCCTCTACAACCTACCCTGCTGACCAAGCCTCTACAACCTACCCTACTGACCAAGCCTCTACAACCTACCCTGCTGGCCAAGCCTCTACAACCTACCCTGCTGGCCAAGCCTCTACAACCTACCCTGCTGGCCAAGCCTCTACAACCTACCCTGCTGGCCAAGCCTCTACAACCTACCCTGCTGGCCGAGCCTCTACAACCTACCCTGCTGGCCaagcctctacaacataa